A genomic region of Leishmania braziliensis MHOM/BR/75/M2904 complete genome, chromosome 33 contains the following coding sequences:
- a CDS encoding lipase precursor-like protein: MKRDWTTVAVIAAVLLAAVAHAGKQAMPYLYSEAYRSHNYARASYCAASTLLNWSCGSVCNMIPGFKPYTTFYSSKYNTFGFGGVDTSNQQIVLAFRGSNSATNWLYSLTFLFREYNTSSSCGKGCQVHLGFYASYLSLQSQVRAAVSELVTKFPDYQVLVTGHSLGGALAVHAAVDLQEQFNSMWKPGKPVALYTLGAPRVGNPTFARWTAQILARGPHYRITHCRDPVPHLPPMSFGFLHAPTEVFYRTRANDSMVICNDSPVAESRKCSNNMLPISIMDHLRYFGESTGCSCDTCAGSRSIESQATMPKWLYARLIWEHLKSGGGMWSTATLQ; encoded by the coding sequence ATGAAGCGCGATTGGACCACCGTTGCTGTGATtgcggctgtgctgctcgccgcaGTTGCTCATGCCGGCAAGCAGGCGATGCCGTACCTCTACTCGGAGGCTTACCGCAGTCATAACTACGCACGCGCGAGCTACTGTGCGGCGTCAACGTTGCTGAATTGGTCATGCGGGTCTGTCTGCAACATGATTCCCGGCTTTAAACCCTACACCACCTTTTACAGCTCCAAATACAACACCTTCGGCTTCGGTGGTGTGGATACCTCGAATCAGCAGATCGTTCTCGCCTTTCGCGGAAGCAACAGTGCAACTAACTGGCTGTACAGTCTTACCTTCCTCTTCAGGGAGTACAATACCTCTTCCAGCTGTGGCAAAGGATGTCAGGTGCACCTCGGCTTCTATGCTTCCTACCTGTCTCTGCAGTCGCAGGTGAGAGCGGCTGTGTCAGAGCTTGTGACCAAGTTTCCCGACTACCAGGTGCTCGTCACCGGCCACTCTCTCGGCGGCGCCCTCGCCGTTCACGCCGCGGTCGATCTGCAGGAACAGTTTAACAGCATGTGGAAGCCTGGGAAGCCCGTCGCGCTCTACACCCTTGGCGCCCCGCGCGTCGGCAACCCGACTTTCGCGAGGTGGACGGCGCAAATCCTGGCCCGTGGCCCGCACTACCGCATCACTCACTGTCGCGACCCCGTGCCTCACCTGCCCCCCATGAGTTTCGGCTTCTTACATGCGCCGACGGAGGTGTTCTATCGCACGAGGGCAAACGACAGTATGGTGATCTGCAACGACAGCCCGGTGGCTGAGTCGCGCAAGTGCAGCAATAATATGCTCCCCATTTCGATTATGGATCATCTTAGGTACTTTGGCGAAAGCACAGGCTGCTCGTGCGATACCTGCGCGGGTTCGCGGTCCATCGAAAGTCAGGCCACAATGCCGAAGTGGCTGTACGCCCGCCTCATATGGGAACACCTCAAGAGTGGCGGCGGTATGTGGAGcacagcgacgctgcagtgA
- a CDS encoding putative RNA-binding protein, translating into MTVNNGSNNNGERLGSGTARLFVGQLNFDATEHDLRQIFSFYGHVIHTNVLRDADGKSTGSGFVTFRVTDEADFAIMSMHDRYNMGREKPLQVSYCRRSERISAFGYEHAMKLREKNTTNPPPPQPTSS; encoded by the coding sequence ATGACAGTCAACAACGGCAGTAACAACAACGGCGAGAGGCTGGGTAGTGGCACCGCTCGCCTGTTTGTTGGTCAGCTGAACTTTGACGCCACCGAGCATGATCTCCGTCAGATCTTCTCCTTCTATGGCCACGTCATCCACACAaacgtgctgcgcgatgcggACGGCAAGAGCACCGGTAGTGGATTCGTCACTTTCCGCGTTACAGACGAGGCTGACTTCGCTATCATGTCTATGCACGATCGCTACAACATGGGCCGGGAGAAGCCGCTGCAGGTGTCCtactgccgccgcagcgagcGCATCTCGGCGTTCGGGTACGAGCACGCAATGAAGCTGCGGGAGAAGAACACCACGAAcccgcctccaccgcagcCGACGTCATCGTGA